In Leptotrichia buccalis C-1013-b, the genomic window TATGGAGCTGACGACTATATGACAAAACCGTTCTCAAATGAAGAATTACTTGCCAGAATAAAAGCTCTTCTTAGAAGAACTAAAAAATCTGTTGTTCATAAAGGGATTTTTGAATTTGAAGATTTGACAATCAATTATTCAACTTATGAAGTATTCAGAGATTATGGAAAAAATTTGATTCAGTTATCAAAAAGAGAATTTGAACTTCTTGATTTCCTAGTTTTAAATAAAGGAATTGTTTTATCAAGAGATAAAATTTTAGAAGAAGTTTGGGGATTTGACTATATCGGAAATGATAATATTCTTGATTTGTATATTAAATATTTAAGAGATAAAATTGACAGACCTTATGAAAGAAAATTTATTCAGACTGTAAGAGGAATTGGATTTATCTTTAAATAAGGAGTAAAAAATGAAAAATTTAAAATTAGAAGATCGTATTTCAGCAAATTACGCTCTTCTATTTTTGGTATTAATATTAGTTTCTAATATTATTTTAGTTTATTCATTGAAAAGGCAGTCTAATAAAATGCTTGAAAAGTCTGCTGATGATAAGATTGAAGAAATAAACAGTTTTTTAGATAAAGTTGGAATTTTTTCAGACAAAACAAATGTCCTGACACTTGATTTTAATCCTGAAATTGTGGAAGGGAAAAAGATTATTCACGTAAAACCGTTTAATCCTGGTGAAGATAATTATTTGTATGTTTTAGAAATTGAACAAAAAAATGATTCGATAATTCCTATTAATACAGTTGGAGATACTGATACAGAGGAAGCGACGATAACAAATGAAAAAATGGTAGAATTGCTAAAAAATTCTAATTTAAAAAATAATTCTTCTGACGGAAAAATAATAAATATTGAAAAAAATAAATATTTTGTTTTTGAAGTAAGCCGTCAAATAAAAAATTATAAATTTAACATTTACACTTTAAAAAATGTAACTCAGGAAAATAAAATTTATAAAAGGCTAGAATATCTTGTTATTTTATTTACAATAATCGGAGTTGTCATAACAGTTATTGTATCAAAATTATTAAGCAGAAGAATTTTAAGACCAATTAATAACGTTATAAAAACGGCAAAAAGTATTTCAACTGATGATTTGAGTAAAAGAATAGAAATTCCAAAAGGAGAAGATGAATTACAAAATTTAATCCTTATTATAAATGAAATGCTGGATAGGCTTGAAACTTCATTTGAAAATCAAACAAAATTTGTATCAGATGCTTCCCACGAATTACGTACACCACTTGCGATAATAAAAGGGTATGCTGAAATCATACGAAAACGTGGAACCACAGATATTGACATCTTTGTAGAATCAATTGATTCAATTATAAGTGAAACCGACAATATGCGTAATTTAATTCAAAAACTTTTATTTTTAGCTAAAGGTGAAATTACCAAAATTAATACAAAATTTGTAGATATTGATGCAAATGAAATGGTTCATCAAATTCATTCTGATACTGTAGTTTCTATAAAAACTCATAGTTTCCATCTGGAAATGGGAAAAGATTATAAAATCAAAGGTGATGAAACATTACTGCAACAAGCAATCAGAGCTTTGATTGAAAATGCTGTAAAATATTCTGAACCGCATACAAATGTTTATATAAAATCCTTTATTAAGAACGGATTTGGAAGAATCTCAATTCGAGATGAAGGTGTTGGAATTTCTGATGAAGATGCAAAAAGAATTTTTGACAGATTCTATAGAGTTGATTTGTCCAGAACAAAAGCTACTGGCGGAACTGGACTTGGACTTGCAATAGTAAAAAGAATTGTGGAAATTCATAATGGAAAAATTGAGATAGATTCTAAAATGAATGAAGGAACAGAAATTTCAATTGTATTGCCGATTGAGAAGATTATCATAAATAAAGATGAAGAAAGTTTAAAAAATGTGAAAAAGGAAAAATCTGAAAGAAAAAGTGCAGTATTTAGTTTTTTAAAAAAGGAAAGAGAAAATAAAAAAAGAAAAATAGGAAGGAAAAATAATGGCTAGAAAATATTTTGGAACTGATGGAATGAGAGGGGAAGCAAACAAGGACTTAACAATTGACCTAGTTACAAACCTTGGACTTGCATTGGGATATTACTTAAAAAAACGGAGAAAAAAAGCTGGAAAACCTAAAGTAATTTTAGGAACTGATACGAGAATTTCAGGTTATATGATTCGTTCAGCTCTTACTGCTGGACTAAATTCTATGGGAGTAAATATTGATTTTGTGGGAGTGCTGCCTACTCCAGGAGTTTGCTATCTGACTAGAAAATTAAAGGCTGACGCAGGAATTATGATTTCGGCTTCACATAATCCTGTAAAAGACAATGGAATAAAAATATTTAGTCAAAATGGTTACAAACTGCCTGATTCAGTTGAAGAGGAACTGGAACAATTAATGGAGAAAAAGGATGAACTTTTAAAACATCAAGTGCCAGGAGATGATTTGGGAAGATTTAAATATGTGGAAGATGATATGAGAATTTATTTAGACTATCTAACTTCTACTGTGAAAACTAAT contains:
- a CDS encoding response regulator transcription factor; protein product: MREKILVIEDDPKISRLLEIELKFEGFDVFFAYDGKEGLNMAKYGSYDIILLDVMLPKMSGMEVCKRIRETSQVPIIMLTAKDEISDKVVGFDYGADDYMTKPFSNEELLARIKALLRRTKKSVVHKGIFEFEDLTINYSTYEVFRDYGKNLIQLSKREFELLDFLVLNKGIVLSRDKILEEVWGFDYIGNDNILDLYIKYLRDKIDRPYERKFIQTVRGIGFIFK
- a CDS encoding sensor histidine kinase; the encoded protein is MKNLKLEDRISANYALLFLVLILVSNIILVYSLKRQSNKMLEKSADDKIEEINSFLDKVGIFSDKTNVLTLDFNPEIVEGKKIIHVKPFNPGEDNYLYVLEIEQKNDSIIPINTVGDTDTEEATITNEKMVELLKNSNLKNNSSDGKIINIEKNKYFVFEVSRQIKNYKFNIYTLKNVTQENKIYKRLEYLVILFTIIGVVITVIVSKLLSRRILRPINNVIKTAKSISTDDLSKRIEIPKGEDELQNLILIINEMLDRLETSFENQTKFVSDASHELRTPLAIIKGYAEIIRKRGTTDIDIFVESIDSIISETDNMRNLIQKLLFLAKGEITKINTKFVDIDANEMVHQIHSDTVVSIKTHSFHLEMGKDYKIKGDETLLQQAIRALIENAVKYSEPHTNVYIKSFIKNGFGRISIRDEGVGISDEDAKRIFDRFYRVDLSRTKATGGTGLGLAIVKRIVEIHNGKIEIDSKMNEGTEISIVLPIEKIIINKDEESLKNVKKEKSERKSAVFSFLKKERENKKRKIGRKNNG